From Vitis vinifera cultivar Pinot Noir 40024 chromosome 14, ASM3070453v1, a single genomic window includes:
- the LOC100242667 gene encoding probable U6 snRNA-associated Sm-like protein LSm4 yields MLPLSLLKTAQGHPMLVELKNGETYNGHLVNCDTWMNIHLREVICTSKDGDRFWRMPECYIRGNTIKYLRVPDEVIDKVQEETKNRADRKPPGVGRGRGRGREEGAGGRPAKGIGRGIDEGAKGMGGGRGRGGPGGRSGGSRGGGRGRG; encoded by the exons ATG CTTCCTCTTTCTCTGCTCAAGACTGCTCAAGGTCACCCTATG TTGGTGGAGCTGAAAAATGGGGAAACTTACAATGGTCATTTAGTGAATTGTGATACATGGATGAACATCCATCTGCGTGAAGTCATCTGCACTTCAAAA GATGGAGATAGGTTTTGGAGAATGCCAGAATGCTACATTCGTGGGAATACAATTAAGTATCTCAGAGTCCCTGACGAG GTGATTGATAAAGTTcaggaagaaacaaaaaatcGTGCCG atAGAAAGCCACCAGGAGTTGGGCGTGGGAGAGGAAGAGGTAGAGAGGAAGGTGCTGGTGGAAGGCCAGCAAAGGGCATAGGGCGTGGCATAGATGAAGGTGCCAAAGGCATGGGTGGAGGCCGGGGCAGGGGAGGGCCTGGTGGCAGGAGTGGCGGTAGCAGAG GTGGAGGACGTGGCCGTGGCTGA